A genomic window from Betta splendens chromosome 17, fBetSpl5.4, whole genome shotgun sequence includes:
- the LOC114844491 gene encoding corticotropin-releasing factor receptor 2 has translation MDATMYQIIFGELGDLNCSLVDAFQDTFLENASLSLLSTDGAYCNATTDEIGTCWPRSITGRIVERPCPEYINGVKYNTTRSAYRECMDNGTWALRSNYSNCEPILEEKRKYPMHYKIALIINYLGHCISVGALVVAFILFLCLRSIRCLRNIIHWNLITTFILRNVMWFLLQLIDHNIHESNEPWCRLITTIYNYFVVTNFFWMFVEGCYLHTAIVMTYSTDKLRKWVFLFIGWCIPVPIIVAWAIGKLYYENEQCWFGKEPGKYMDYIYQGPVILVLLINFVFLFNIVRILMTKLRASTTSETIQYRKAVKATLVLLPLLGITYMLFFVNPGEDDISQIVFIYFNSFLQSFQGFFVSVFYCFLNGEVRSAVRKRWHRWQDNHALRVRVARAMSIPTSPTRISFHSIKQTTAV, from the exons ATGGACGCTACCATGTATCAGATCATTTTCGGAGAGCTCGGGGACCTTAACTGTAGTTTGGTGGACGCTTTCCAAGACACTTTTTTGGAAAACGCTTCGCTGTCATTGCTGAGCACTGACG GTGCGTATTGTAATGCCACGACCGACGAGATTGGAACGTGCTGGCCGCGCAGCATCACCGGGAGGATTGTGGAGCGGCCGTGCCCGGAGTACATCAATGGAGTCAAGTACAACACCACAA GGAGCGCCTACAGGGAATGCATGGACAACGGCACGTGGGCGCTGAGGAGCAATTACTCCAATTGCGAGCCCAttctggaggagaag AGAAAATACCCAATGCATTATAAAATAGCGCTGATCATCAACTACCTGGGCCACTGTATCTCTGTGGGAGCTCTGGTGGTGGCCTTCATTCTCTTCTTGTGCTTAAG gAGCATTCGATGTCTGCGAAACATCATCCACTGGAATCTGATCACCACCTTCATCCTGAGGAACGTTATGTGGTTTTTACTCCAGCTGATTGACCACAATATCCACGAGAGCAACGAG CCCTGGTGTCGACTGATCACCACCATATACAACTACTTTGTGGTGACCAACTTCTTCTGGATGTTTGTGGAGGGCTGCTACCTCCACACCGCCATCGTGATGACTTATTCAACGGACAAGCTGAGGAAGTGGGTCTTCCTCTTCATCGGATGGT GTATTCCAGTCCCTATTATAGTAGCCTGGGCCATTGGGAAGCTGTATTATGAAAATGAGCA ATGTTGGTTTGGAAAAGAGCCTGGGAAATACATGGACTACATTTACCAGGGCCCAGTCATCCTGGTGCTCCTG ataaactttgttttcctcttcaaTATAGTGAGAATCCTCATGACCAAACTAAGAGCATCAACCACATCtgaaacaatacaatacag AAAGGCGGTGAAAGcgacgctggtgctgctgccccTGCTGGGCATCACCTACATGCTCTTCTTTGTTAATCCGGGGGAGGACGACATCTCGCAAATCGTGTTCATCTATTTCAACTCTTTCCTACAGTCTTTTCAG GGCTTctttgtgtcagtgttttacTGCTTCCTCAATGGGGAG GTCCGTTCCGCCGTCAGGAAGCGCTGGCATCGCTGGCAGGACAACCACGCGCTCCGGGTGCGAGTGGCCCGGGCCATGTCCATCCCCACGTCTCCCACCAGGATCAGCTTCCACAGCATCAAGCAGACCACGGCCGTGTGA